One region of Kytococcus sedentarius DSM 20547 genomic DNA includes:
- the mtrA gene encoding MtrAB system response regulator MtrA has translation MVAAPPPRDSAPLGHVLVVDDDSALAEMLGIVLTKEGWSVTTCGDGGRALTAFRAVNPDLVLLDVMLPGKDGMSVCREIRAESGVPIIMLTARTDTHDVVTGLEAGADDYVQKPFRPQELLARTRARMRRYTPPQQAQLAVGDLTIDVQSHIVQRQGEIIPLTPLEFDLLVALARKPMQVLSRETLLEQVWGYQHAGDTRLVNVHVQRLRAKIESDPENPTIVQTVRGVGYRAGAPTSS, from the coding sequence CGCTGGCCGAGATGCTGGGCATCGTCCTGACCAAGGAGGGGTGGTCGGTCACCACCTGCGGTGACGGGGGGCGCGCGCTCACGGCCTTCCGGGCTGTCAATCCGGATCTGGTGTTGCTCGACGTCATGCTCCCGGGCAAGGACGGCATGTCGGTCTGCCGGGAGATCCGGGCCGAGTCGGGGGTGCCCATCATCATGCTCACGGCCCGCACCGACACGCACGACGTGGTGACCGGGCTGGAGGCCGGCGCGGACGACTACGTGCAGAAGCCTTTCCGCCCGCAGGAGCTGCTGGCGCGCACCCGGGCCCGCATGCGGCGCTACACCCCGCCGCAGCAGGCGCAGCTCGCGGTGGGCGACCTCACCATCGACGTCCAGAGCCACATCGTGCAGCGTCAGGGGGAGATCATCCCGCTGACGCCGCTGGAGTTCGACCTGCTGGTGGCGCTCGCACGCAAGCCGATGCAGGTGTTGAGCCGCGAGACCCTGTTGGAGCAGGTGTGGGGCTACCAGCACGCCGGTGACACCCGGCTGGTGAACGTGCACGTCCAGCGCCTGCGGGCCAAGATCGAGAGCGACCCGGAGAACCCCACCATCGTGCAGACCGTGCGGGGCGTGGGCTACCGCGCCGGCGCCCCCACGAGCAGCTGA
- the mtrB gene encoding MtrAB system histidine kinase MtrB, translated as MAHKPFAVTRSGLGAVVRAWRTSLRFRTIIVSLVLTALLSLVLGATLYQTIGERLLRNRVDAAMAESVTTVAAAQRQFDALDRTDNSTLYTTATDVVRLSSSPGDDRSVRAAVVRGLGNEAGLSPVERPDAEVSDVPDVLRERLREEPDHVHSMVTRATAGEDGSSASVLVAARLDVPGAGPHDLILFHSLENEERSLDIVRSSFALGGLGLIGIAGLITFVVTHIALEPLSRVTRTAEHIATGELDRRTRMRGHDELARLGKAVDTMADAAQRQIIELRDLSHLQQRFVSDVSHELRTPLTTIRMASEVLHSDRDELDPVGSRSVELLHGEVERLDQLLTDLLEISRQDAGQVQLQHLEVDLGELAERVVQNHAQLAANAGVDLRVERPEVSAAVVAEVDERRIERVLRNLVVNAIDHAEGEPVVVRLDGNYAAVAIAVSDSGVGMDDAQMDRVFDRFWRADPARTRTAGGSGLGLSICAGDAREHRGWLQVSSRPGQGATFRLTVPRRAGEAVTGSPIPLRAPHPSNDDCRRATEE; from the coding sequence GTGGCCCACAAGCCGTTCGCCGTGACCCGGTCGGGCCTCGGCGCCGTCGTCCGCGCGTGGCGGACGTCCCTGCGCTTCCGCACCATCATCGTCAGCCTGGTGCTGACCGCGCTGCTGTCGCTGGTGCTCGGCGCCACGCTGTACCAGACCATCGGGGAGCGCCTGCTGCGCAACCGGGTGGACGCGGCGATGGCGGAGTCGGTCACGACCGTCGCAGCGGCCCAGCGGCAGTTCGACGCGCTGGACCGCACGGACAACTCGACCCTCTACACCACGGCTACCGACGTCGTGCGGCTGAGCTCCAGCCCCGGTGACGACCGGTCGGTGCGGGCGGCGGTGGTCCGGGGGCTGGGCAACGAGGCAGGCCTCTCGCCGGTGGAGCGTCCCGATGCAGAGGTCTCCGACGTGCCGGACGTCCTGCGGGAGCGGCTGCGGGAGGAGCCCGACCACGTCCACTCGATGGTCACGCGGGCCACGGCGGGGGAGGACGGGTCGTCGGCCTCGGTGCTGGTCGCGGCCCGGCTGGACGTCCCCGGAGCGGGGCCGCACGACCTCATCCTGTTCCACTCGCTGGAGAACGAGGAACGGTCGCTGGACATCGTGCGCTCCTCGTTCGCGCTGGGCGGCCTGGGCCTCATCGGCATCGCCGGACTCATCACCTTCGTGGTCACCCACATCGCCCTCGAGCCGTTGTCCCGGGTCACCCGCACCGCCGAGCACATCGCGACCGGCGAGCTGGACCGGCGCACCCGGATGCGGGGGCACGACGAGCTCGCCCGGCTCGGCAAGGCGGTCGACACGATGGCGGACGCTGCCCAGCGGCAGATCATCGAGCTCCGGGACCTGTCGCACCTCCAACAGCGATTCGTCAGCGACGTCAGCCACGAGCTGCGAACGCCGCTGACCACCATCCGCATGGCCAGCGAGGTGCTCCACTCCGACCGCGACGAGCTCGACCCGGTGGGTTCGCGCTCGGTCGAGCTCCTGCACGGGGAGGTGGAGCGTCTCGACCAGCTGCTGACCGACCTGCTGGAGATCTCCCGCCAGGACGCCGGCCAGGTGCAGCTCCAGCACTTGGAGGTGGACCTGGGGGAGTTGGCCGAGCGGGTGGTGCAGAACCACGCCCAGCTCGCGGCCAATGCCGGGGTGGACCTCCGGGTGGAGCGACCGGAGGTCTCGGCGGCGGTCGTGGCCGAGGTGGACGAGCGTCGGATCGAGCGGGTGCTGCGCAACCTGGTCGTCAACGCCATCGACCACGCCGAGGGCGAGCCGGTCGTCGTGCGCCTTGACGGCAACTACGCCGCGGTGGCCATCGCCGTCTCTGACAGCGGGGTGGGCATGGACGACGCCCAGATGGACCGGGTTTTCGACCGCTTCTGGCGGGCGGACCCTGCCCGCACGCGCACCGCGGGAGGGTCGGGCCTGGGGCTGAGCATCTGTGCGGGGGACGCGCGGGAGCACCGGGGGTGGTTGCAGGTCTCGTCGCGCCCGGGGCAGGGAGCCACCTTCCGCCTCACCGTGCCCCGTCGTGCGGGGGAGGCCGTGACCGGCTCGCCCATCCCGCTGCGGGCCCCGCACCCGAGCAACGACGACTGCCGCCGCGCGACCGAGGAGTAG
- a CDS encoding LpqB family beta-propeller domain-containing protein: protein MSVQRRTGRPYRALATALAVACGVAACSPIPQESAVERGPALDEAHRQEISVEVEPPAPDATAEELVAGFLRTGLDPEDNFRVGREYLTEGASASWQPDERVLVHDERVSPGITEVAGGKVRVNLTVMGSVDASGVLTEAAPETREDLTFEVERVDDQWRISGLPNDIGVFLTQADFQRLYRPVDVHWGSPVSEELVPQTRWLRDGEGLASALGRTQVEQVPEYLEGAMHTGMPSGTRLEAAAVPVVDGIASIRLSEAMNEADGNRRNLAWAQFAATMRQLAGVEAVSLEAGGRPLSAASSAVGERLAYPQGAGYSVVSVDVPLVLLHQRQRLVAADPSSAELASAPQPSALDVPPLPASWERMAVAADFRTVGAVDGRQLGVWRDGRGTTHTVDGRLSAPSIDPLGFLWTTQRTDDGSEVLVLDAAGSSSGLRAQASPEVLEVPWLEDRAITQVRISPDGARALVLLREGGRDQVAIAGVVRGADGEPTSLAEPRAMVPAATAVRDLAWIDESSVAVLGEPADDGQQEVWRADVGGWTESQGHVDNAVAIAGYPDEREDGILITTDGGRVLTKAGATWFVATAASDVIVPGR from the coding sequence ATGAGTGTCCAGCGCCGCACCGGCCGCCCGTACCGGGCCCTTGCCACAGCCCTCGCCGTGGCCTGTGGCGTGGCGGCCTGCTCGCCGATCCCGCAGGAGTCCGCGGTGGAGCGCGGTCCGGCGCTGGACGAGGCCCACCGCCAGGAGATCAGCGTGGAGGTGGAGCCCCCCGCCCCCGACGCCACGGCCGAGGAGCTCGTGGCGGGCTTCCTGCGCACCGGGCTCGACCCTGAGGACAACTTCCGGGTGGGGCGTGAGTACCTGACCGAGGGGGCCAGCGCGAGCTGGCAGCCCGACGAGCGGGTGCTCGTGCACGACGAGCGCGTCTCTCCGGGCATCACGGAGGTGGCCGGGGGGAAGGTGCGGGTCAACCTCACTGTCATGGGCTCGGTCGACGCCTCGGGGGTCCTCACCGAGGCCGCGCCGGAGACGCGCGAGGACCTCACCTTCGAGGTCGAGCGGGTGGACGACCAGTGGCGCATCAGCGGGTTGCCGAACGACATCGGCGTCTTCCTCACCCAGGCCGACTTCCAGCGCCTCTACCGCCCGGTCGACGTCCACTGGGGGTCCCCGGTCTCCGAGGAGCTGGTGCCGCAGACCCGGTGGCTCCGCGACGGGGAGGGCTTGGCCAGCGCCCTGGGGCGGACGCAGGTGGAGCAGGTGCCGGAGTATCTGGAGGGGGCGATGCACACCGGGATGCCGTCCGGCACCCGGCTGGAGGCCGCGGCCGTGCCGGTGGTCGACGGTATCGCCTCCATCCGCCTCTCGGAGGCGATGAACGAGGCCGACGGGAACCGTCGCAACCTCGCGTGGGCGCAGTTCGCGGCGACGATGCGGCAGCTCGCCGGGGTGGAGGCGGTGTCGCTGGAGGCCGGTGGACGACCGCTCAGTGCGGCGAGCTCGGCGGTGGGGGAGCGGCTGGCCTACCCGCAGGGTGCCGGCTACTCGGTGGTCTCGGTGGACGTCCCCCTGGTGCTGCTGCACCAGCGCCAGCGCCTCGTGGCCGCCGACCCGAGCTCTGCGGAGCTCGCCTCGGCACCCCAACCATCGGCCCTGGACGTCCCACCTCTGCCCGCCAGCTGGGAGCGGATGGCGGTCGCGGCCGACTTCCGTACCGTTGGTGCCGTCGACGGCCGCCAGCTGGGGGTCTGGCGCGACGGCCGGGGTACCACCCACACCGTCGACGGACGGCTGTCGGCGCCCAGCATCGACCCCCTGGGATTCCTGTGGACGACGCAGCGGACCGATGACGGCTCCGAGGTCCTGGTGCTCGACGCCGCCGGATCGTCCTCGGGCCTGCGGGCCCAGGCCTCCCCGGAGGTGCTGGAGGTGCCCTGGCTGGAGGACCGGGCGATCACGCAGGTCCGGATCTCCCCGGACGGCGCGCGTGCCCTGGTGCTGCTGCGCGAGGGGGGGCGGGACCAGGTCGCCATCGCAGGGGTGGTCCGCGGCGCCGACGGGGAGCCGACCTCCCTGGCCGAACCGCGGGCGATGGTCCCGGCGGCCACCGCGGTGCGGGACCTGGCGTGGATCGACGAGAGCTCGGTGGCCGTCCTGGGCGAACCCGCGGACGACGGCCAGCAGGAGGTGTGGCGGGCCGACGTCGGCGGGTGGACCGAGTCCCAGGGGCACGTCGACAACGCCGTCGCGATCGCCGGGTACCCCGACGAGCGGGAGGACGGCATCCTCATCACCACTGATGGGGGGCGCGTCCTCACCAAGGCCGGTGCCACCTGGTTCGTGGC